The genomic window TATCCCTTGCTCCGGCTGCCGGCCGTTGGGGATAATGCGGGCATGCAAACCGAGCCGACCAAGGCCGAGCCGCCACAACACAAACTCCGCTGGTTCCAGTTCAGCCTGCGCTCGCTGGAAATCGGCGTCCTTGGGCGTCGTCACGCCAATGGCGATCTTGTGCGGCTCTGTCAAATTGCCGGAGCATATCGAGGTTGAGCAGTTGGCTGTTGCCGGATGAAGGAGACGGCAATGCCATCCGCGAATTTGGCCGTGACCGGCAATGCCGGCGGCAGGAACTATCGCCAATCACCGCTGAGTACGAACGCGGCCCAATAATATGGCGGCAGCGGGTCAGATTCCGGTAGCGGTTGCTGTTGTCCAGGCGCAAAGTTCAGCCCGCGCACGAGTTCCCGCTCTTTCGGCGCTTCATGGATCATCCAGCGCTGGGCCTCGCGGAGCGCCTCCAATTTCGACAACTTCTTCCGCCACAGGTTGTCGTAGAATCGGGTCATCAACATCTGAGTCGCCTTGTCGGGCACTTTCCAAAGCCCAGCCACCACCGATTTCGCCCCGGCCGTTTGAAAGGCCCGCTGAAGTCCCAACAGGCCTTCACCGCCGGCCGTTTCGCCCAGGCCTGTCTCGCACGCGGAGAGCGTGGCCAACTGCACGCCACGTAAGTCCATTTCTGCCACCTCAAGCGCCGTGAGGATCCCGTCCTCCTTGTTGTCCTCGAAGGGCCGATTGGCCCCAGCCAACACCAACCCAGAGAGCAATCCCGGATGGAAACCCACCAAGTCAATTACGTCGAACGGATCGCTGCCGGAGGGAAGATTGTGTTCAGTGGCGGCCGCCAATGCGGAGCGAAGTTCCGGTGGGGCGAAGAAGCCGTGCGTTGAAAAATGCAGAAACTCGCAATTGCGGGCGTTACGGCACACCGCGTCCTTGGTCGCCCCACCTTTCGTGAGTTCGATCGCGCCCAATCGGCCGAAGCATTTCACGAAAGTAGCTTTAATCGCGGCTGCTTCATCGCGCGTGCCCGGCAACGGCGACCAATGGAACGCTTGGCCGCCGCGCGGCGCCGTGCGATCAGCAGCGAGCAACTCGATCGCGCCGGGGTCAGCGCCAAAATCCACATCGCCGACCAACAACAGCGAGGGATGGTTGATCGGCTGATCGTTGTTCTTGTGCGGATCAGTTTTCAGGAGTTCAGGCAAGAGCCGCGGGACTGGGACAATGGCGATGGAAACGTCGTCGATCAAATAGGTCCCTGGCTGTTCTCCAGGCAGAGCGGACCATGGAAAACGGGCGGTGACCCCGTCGGGCGAAATCAACACCGTCGTGGCGGCGTTCAAATGCGGCTGTAGCTTGTTCCAGACGAGTCCCCGCAATTGCCCGCCCGGGTTCGGATCGTGGCCGCCGCGGTAATCGCCATAACTCTTCCTCCACAATTCAACCCCCGACTCGATCGGCGCAACTGGCCCCAATTCGACCCGCGCGACCGGTCCATCGGGCCGAACCACGAACGCAGCCAGCCGTTGTTCCCACGTCACGTCCGCGCCCTTTTCCTTGGCTGGGAGGCATCGAGAATATTCCAACAGATCGACAAGGATTGCGTCGGCGGGCAGGGCGCGGCGCAGGTCTTCCGGCGTTCGGCGCTGCTGGTCCAAGTGCTCGCGGAAATCACGGCTAACGCCGGCCAAGTTTTGTTCCAGCCGTTCTATTTGATCGCTCAGTTTGGCCAATCGGCGGCGATGCGCCTCTTCTTGGCCCGGTCTCGGGACACTCAACGACAAATTGGCCAGGTCACGGCTGGTCTGTTCCAATTCATCGAGATACCGCGCCGCTGGCTGCGAGTCGCCCTTGCCGACGGATTGACGTAGGCAATGGATCGCCTGCTGACGGGCCGATACGGCGCCCTTCCAGGCCAGCACTTCCGAGTACACCGAATCGGCTGATAGTTGGGCGTCGGCGGCGAGCGAGAGAAAGTTTCCCAAATTGCACCGCATCATCTCGGCCATTCGCAGTTGTTCTCGTTCGGATTGGATTCCGGCCGTAACGTCTAACTGCTTTCGGGCAATTTGGAGCGCCTTCAGCATCAGCGGCGCGGCACCGGTGGAATCGCCCATCGACCTGCGGAGCACGGCCAGATTATTAAGGAATAGGGCGTAATCCGGATCATCTTCTCCGACCGCTCTCTTGCGGATGTCCAGCGCCTGTCGATAGAGTGGCTCTGCCTTGCCGTACTCCCCGATCGAATTGTAAAACGTCGCCAGGTTATTCAGCCCCAGGGCATAATCAGGGTGGCCTTCTCCCAGCGCTGCCTTTTTGACGTCAAGCGCTTGGCGATATGCTGACTCGGCCTGGTCGCGGTCCTTCATCGACTCGTAGAGCCGCGCCATATTGTTCAGGCATTTGGCATAGAGGGGATGCTTCTCGCCCAGCGTAGCCTTGATGATCTTGAGCGCCTGCCGATATAGCGGCTCCGCCCTCGTCAAATCGTGCATCGAGTAATAGACGAAGGCCAGTTTGAACAGGCACCTGCCATAGTCGGGATGATTTTCTCCCAACACGGCCTTCGTGACCTCCGCTGCCTGCCGACAAAGCGGCTCCGCCCTCGCATAGTCCCCCGTCAAGGCGTACAGCATTGCCAGGTTATTGAGAACCGTCGCGAATTCGGGGCTCCGGTCCCCAAGCGCCTGCCTATGAATCTCAAGTGACTGCCGAAGAAGTGGCTCCGCTTTCGCATAGTCGCCTTTCTCAATGCTGAGCCCGGCCAGGTTGTTCAAGCTCCTAGCGAACTCGACGTCGTGTTCTCCGTTCACGGTTTTACGAATTGCGAGCGCTCGGCGGTACATGGGCTCCGCTTTCGCGTAATCGCCGGCCGACGCGTACTCCAAGCCCAGGCTGTCCATGATTTGGGCACCGCCGGGATCCGTATCACCGAGAATCCGTTCGTGGATTTCGAGTGATTGTCGAGTGGGTTCAATCGCATCGCCAAATCTCCCCTCGTCATAGAGTTTGAGACCGCCATCGTACAACGCTTTGGCTTCGTAGAGCTGCCGCAGCTCGTCAGCGGTGAACTTCCTCTGTGCCGCTGGCTCGTCCGCACGGGACGATGGGGCACTTGCCGTTATGGCGAGCAGGACGAACGTGCTCCGCACAACGGCGCGGCGGAAACTGCGGCATGCGTTAGACCGATCGTCGACCCACATTCCCGACTCCACAGGCAATGATTCCTCAATGACCGTAATCGACTTTCCGCCATGCGTCCGAGTATACTGCTGAACGGGTGCATCGCAAGTTTTTACGACGAGTCGGCTCGTGTTTTCGCACGCACGTCCAAATGAGGCGATGGATCTGACCGCGGCGGCAAAAGGTGGAACTCTGCCGAGTCCAGCCTGTCGACGTTGAGCAGCCGGAGTCCGAAGCCGGCACCGGCAAACGATGATGGTCAGCGTGTCGGCTTGGCATTGCTTGAGGCAGACGGTCGGGTAATCTCCGATCCCAAGACCGACCGCCGATGCGCTTTTCGGACGCGCCGGACGAATCGGACGCAGTTTTGCGGACCAGCCATCATGGCTGAGGGGTTTTCCGGCGGTTTAGGACCGCTTGCTCCGGCTACCCGCGGTCGGGGATTACGCGGCTATGCAAACCGATCCGCCAAAGCTGATTCGCCGAAGCGCCAACGCCGCTGATTTCGATTCAGCAGACGCTCGCTGATGATCGTCGTCACGCTGATGGCGATCCCGCTCGGCTAGCCGACCTTGGTGACGGCCCAGAGTGCGTCGAAGAGCGTTCGCCCGATTCAGAACGGAAGACGTTCTCCTGCCGCAATCGGGCCTGGCCGAGACCCCGTTATATTTGTCGGCAACTGTAGTAGAATGGCGATCTCTATGATCCTTTTTGAGACTTACCCGATGCAACGCACGATCTTGTTGATGTTCTGTTTCGTGCC from Pirellulales bacterium includes these protein-coding regions:
- a CDS encoding CHAT domain-containing tetratricopeptide repeat protein, which encodes MWVDDRSNACRSFRRAVVRSTFVLLAITASAPSSRADEPAAQRKFTADELRQLYEAKALYDGGLKLYDEGRFGDAIEPTRQSLEIHERILGDTDPGGAQIMDSLGLEYASAGDYAKAEPMYRRALAIRKTVNGEHDVEFARSLNNLAGLSIEKGDYAKAEPLLRQSLEIHRQALGDRSPEFATVLNNLAMLYALTGDYARAEPLCRQAAEVTKAVLGENHPDYGRCLFKLAFVYYSMHDLTRAEPLYRQALKIIKATLGEKHPLYAKCLNNMARLYESMKDRDQAESAYRQALDVKKAALGEGHPDYALGLNNLATFYNSIGEYGKAEPLYRQALDIRKRAVGEDDPDYALFLNNLAVLRRSMGDSTGAAPLMLKALQIARKQLDVTAGIQSEREQLRMAEMMRCNLGNFLSLAADAQLSADSVYSEVLAWKGAVSARQQAIHCLRQSVGKGDSQPAARYLDELEQTSRDLANLSLSVPRPGQEEAHRRRLAKLSDQIERLEQNLAGVSRDFREHLDQQRRTPEDLRRALPADAILVDLLEYSRCLPAKEKGADVTWEQRLAAFVVRPDGPVARVELGPVAPIESGVELWRKSYGDYRGGHDPNPGGQLRGLVWNKLQPHLNAATTVLISPDGVTARFPWSALPGEQPGTYLIDDVSIAIVPVPRLLPELLKTDPHKNNDQPINHPSLLLVGDVDFGADPGAIELLAADRTAPRGGQAFHWSPLPGTRDEAAAIKATFVKCFGRLGAIELTKGGATKDAVCRNARNCEFLHFSTHGFFAPPELRSALAAATEHNLPSGSDPFDVIDLVGFHPGLLSGLVLAGANRPFEDNKEDGILTALEVAEMDLRGVQLATLSACETGLGETAGGEGLLGLQRAFQTAGAKSVVAGLWKVPDKATQMLMTRFYDNLWRKKLSKLEALREAQRWMIHEAPKERELVRGLNFAPGQQQPLPESDPLPPYYWAAFVLSGDWR